One Besnoitia besnoiti strain Bb-Ger1 chromosome VIII, whole genome shotgun sequence DNA segment encodes these proteins:
- a CDS encoding ribosomal protein RPL22 (encoded by transcript BESB_082580): protein MAKAHRRSPVSGRVAGGKKGAAAKPVKVKFTVDCQKPVDDNIIEAKGLERFLQTHIKVNGKCNNLGDRVQVSREKAKVFVTAELPFSKRYIKYLTKKYLKKQMLRDFMRVVSSRDTVYELRYFQMPQEDDETAAA from the exons ATGGCAAAGGCCCACAGGAGGTCGCCGGTCTCTGGCCGCGTTGCTGGTGGGAAgaagggcgctgcggccAAGCCGGTAAAGGTGAAATTCACAGTCGACTGCCAGAAGCCGGTCGACGACAATATCATCGAGGCAAAAGGACTG GAGCGATTCCTTCAGACGCACATCAAGGTCAATGGCAAGTGCAACAACCTCGGAGACCGCGTGCAGGTCTCGCGGGAAAAGGCGAAGGTGTTCGTTACAGCAGAGCTCCCCTTCTCCAAGAGATACATTAAG TATCTGACGAAGAAGTACCTGAAGAAGCAGATGCTGCGTGACTTCATGCGCGTGGTCAGCAGCCGCGACACCGTGTACGAGCTGCGCTACTTCCAGATGCCtcaggaagacgacgaaacCGCCGCGGCATAG